The proteins below come from a single Malus domestica chromosome 03, GDT2T_hap1 genomic window:
- the LOC103420048 gene encoding acyl-lipid omega-3 desaturase (cytochrome b5), endoplasmic reticulum-like codes for MVETQTQKQQSNPINGVNGIHNHHHDEADFDPSAPPPFKIAEIRAAIPQHCWIKDPWRSLTYVFRDLFAISAMAAAAIYLESWYLWPLYWAAQGTMFWAVFVLGHDCGHGSFSDSRILNSVVGHILHSAILVPYNGWRISHRTHHQNHGHVENDESWVPLTEKVYSSLDESTLKFRFSVPYPIFAYPFYLWTRSPGKQGSHFNPYSDLFAPNERRDVITSTTCLTMMVSLLVYLSFVVGPVQILKLYGVPYWIFVMWLDMVTYLHHHGYDEKLPWYRGKEWSYLRGGLTTIDRDYGMFNNIHHDIGTHVIHHLFPQIPHYHLREATDEAKPVLGKYYREPKKSGPFPVHLIDNLLSSMSIDHYVSDTGDIVYYQTDPKLFKSLKGKSN; via the exons ATGGTGGAAACTCAGACTCAGAAGCAGCAGAGCAACCCCATCAATGGCGTCAATGGGATCCACAACCACCACCATGACGAAGCAGATTTCGACCCAAGTGCCCCTCCTCCATTCAAGATAGCTGAGATCCGAGCTGCCATTCCCCAACACTGCTGGATCAAGGATCCATGGAGGTCTCTGACCTATGTTTTCAGGGATTTGTTTGCGATTTCTGCAATGGCAGCTGCTGCCATTTACTTGGAAAGTTGGTATCTTTGGCCTTTGTACTGGGCTGCTCAGGGAACCATGTTCTGGGCTGTCTTTGTTCTCGGACATGATTG TGGCCATGGAAGCTTTTCAGACAGTAGAATTCTGAACAGTGTTGTGGGGCATATATTGCATTCTGCAATTCTTGTACCTTATAATGGATG GAGAATTAGCCACAGAACTCACCATCAGAACCATGGACATGTTGAGAACGATGAGTCATGGGTTCCT TTGACTGAGAAGGTTTATTCGAGTCTCGATGAAAGTACCCTGAAATTCAGATTCAGTGTGCCTTACCCCATTTTTGCATATCCTTTCTATCTG TGGACTAGAAGTCCAGGAAAGCAAGGTTCTCATTTCAATCCGTACAGTGACTTGTTTGCCCCAAATGAAAGGAGAGATGTGATAACATCAACTACTTGCTTGACTATGATGGTTTCCCTGCTTGTTTATCTGTCATTTGTCGTAGGCCCTGTCCAAATCCTCAAGCTTTATGGTGTCCCTTACTGG ATTTTCGTAATGTGGTTGGACATGGTCACATATTTGCATCACCATGGTTATGACGAAAAACTTCCTTGGTACCGCGGCAAG GAATGGAGTTACCTACGAGGAGGCCTCACAACCATTGATCGCGATTATGGAATGTTCAACAACATCCACCATGACATCGGCACTCATGTTATCCATCATCTCTTCCCTCAAATCCCACACTACCACCTAAGGGAAGCA ACCGACGAAGCTAAACCGGTTTTGGGGAAGTACTACCGGGAGCCGAAGAAATCCGGGCCGTTTCCGGTTCACTTGATTGATAATCTGTTGTCAAGCATGAGCATTGATCACTATGTTAGTGACACCGGAGACATTGTATACTACCAGACAGACCCCAAGCTGTTCAAAAGCCTCAAGGGCAAGTCCAattga
- the LOC139194034 gene encoding putative disease resistance protein RGA3 — translation MGDVLDEWNYEILRQQVEKQEREGAAALVPEKKVRFSISSGCFCFGQVSQVFLHDDIAARIKELNESLTLIYKQRKMYGFHIEKGTQRLEQRITSSFVDVSNIFGRENEKHVLITKLLTDSSEQGRGTFIIPIVGMGGMGKTTLAQLVYNDPKVKAHFEKRIWVCVSDPFEEIKIATAIIGNDPPSSNELDDVLQRVSKFIEGKRFLLVLDDVWTQDREKWEQLEVPLIQSGAKGSRILVTTRKHEVADMMRATSHMISMGELGEQFCLLIFNHMAFFGKEVNESNKFEDISHEIVKKCKGLPLAAKTLGSLMRNKRTRREWQDVLRSKIWDLEDVEQKVFQPLLLSYYDLTPTVKCCLLYCAVFPKDYEFDRDCLINLWMAQDYLNSKGNKDKGMIGQTYFDNLVARSFFQDFEKDRGSDKVVSCKMHDIVHDFLHFLTKDECLIIEGEGATNEIPVLGDKVRHLTLASVPKGPLSPAISSSNCKNLRTLTTFKSKITAISSDFILQLKCLRTLILSGEWIGYTYVKELPEEIGQLIHLKHIDLSYNSSLEKLPDAICELYNLCTLRLFYCVTLEELPDNMGKLISLKYLYIEGCLSLEYLPKGIGRLSSLQTLDMYIVCCDDKEETLQFEDLRTLKLQGSLVVQVSGDVKDVREVEKAQLWEQNQLFHLGIDCRDVHYKQTKSNVEILNVLRPHKDLEALDILGYTGTTWPIWMASLNHLRIVTIVGWEKCELLPPLGKLPSLEILTIDGMPGVRKVGGEFLGIGDQTSFKSSPSLFPKLKELRLRKMGNWEEWEGVEGCKKEESEITIMPCLSYLEIYFCRNLKTLPDFLCKVPLQNLIVNRCSSILEKRCEEGSGEEWPKISHIPNIHFLSERRAPNLMHPETRNWRTLELISESHVDQAVTR, via the coding sequence ATGGGGGATGTGCTGGACGAGTGGAACTATGAGATTCTGAGGCAACAGGTTGAGAAGCAAGAAAGAGAAGGTGCAGCTGCTCTTGTTCCTGAAAAGAAGGTCAGATTTTCTATTTCCTCTGGTTGCTTTTGTTTTGGCCAAGTCAGTCAGGTCTTTCTTCATGATGACATTGCTGCTAGGATAAAAGAGCTGAATGAGAGTTTAACTTTGATTTATAAGCAAAGAAAAATGTATGGGTTTCACATAGAGAAAGGCACTCAACGACTTGAACAACGGATAACTTCGTCTTTCGTTGATGTATCTAACATCTTTGGACGAGAAAACGAAAAACATGTTTTGATAACAAAGTTGTTGACTGATAGTAGTGAACAAGGGAGGGGGACCTTTATCATCCCTATTGTAGGGATGGGAGGAATGGGCAAAACAACTTTGGCCCAACTAGTATATAATGATCCCAAAGTTAAAGCCCATTTTGAAAAGAGAATATGGGTTTGTGTCTCAGATCCTTTCGAGGAGATTAAGATTGCCACAGCTATTATTGGTAATGACCCCCCAAGTTCAAATGAGTTGGACGATGTCTTGCAGCGTGTGTCTAAATTCATTGAGGGCAAAAGGTTTCTCCTTGTCCTTGATGATGTGTGGACCCAAGACCGTGAAAAGTGGGAGCAATTAGAGGTACCATTGATCCAAAGTGGTGCTAAAGGCAGTAGAATATTGGTGACAACAAGAAAACATGAGGTTGCTGATATGATGAGAGCAACAAGTCACATGATCAGTATGGGAGAATTGGGTGaacaattttgtttgttaatcttCAATCACATGGCCTTTTTTGGAAAGGAAGTCAACGAGTCCAATAAGTTTGAAGATATTAGTCATGAAATTGTAAAGAAGTGTAAGGGTTTGCCTCTTGCTGCAAAGACTTTAGGTAGTCTGATGCGCAACAAGAGAACACGGAGAGAATGGCAAGATGTTTTGAGAAGTAAAATATGGGATCTAGAAGATGTCGAGCAAAAAGTTTTCCAACCACTGTTACTAAGTTATTATGATTTGACCCCAACAGTTAAATGTTGCCTATTATATTGTGCTGTTTTTCCTAAAGATTATGAGTTTGACAGAGATTGTTTGATTAATCTCTGGATGGCACAAGATTACCTTAATTCGAAAGGGAATAAAGATAAGGGAATGATTGGTCAAACATATTTTGATAACTTAGTAGCACGCTCTTTTTTTCAAGATTTTGAGAAAGATCGTGGTAGTGATAAAGTCGTAAGTTGCAAAATGCATGATATTGTGCATGACTTTCTACATTTTCTCACCAAGGATGAATGCTTGATTATTGAGGGTGAGGGTGCCACCAATGAAATACCAGTATTGGGTGATAAGGTTCGCCATTTGACCTTAGCTTCAGTACCCAAGGGTCCACTTTCACCAGCTATCTCATCTTCCAATTGCAAAAATCTACGCACActcacaacttttaaatcaaaaatAACTGCAATAAGCTCagattttattttgcaattgaaATGTCTTAGGACATTAATTTTGAGTGGTGAATGGATAGGTTATACTTACGTCAAAGAACTCCCAGAGGAGATTGGACAATTGATACATTTGAAGCATATTGATTTGTCTTATAATAGTAGTTTGGAGAAATTACCGGATGCTATATGTGAATTGTACAATTTGTGTACCTTGCGCCTTTTCTATTGTGTCACACTCGAAGAACTACCTGATAACATGGGAAAATTGATTAGCTTAAAATATCTTTATATTGAAGGATGTCTTTCTCTCGAGTACTTACCAAAAGGGATTGGGAGGTTATCAAGTTTGCAAACACTGGATATGTATATTGTGTGTTGCGATGACAAGGAAGAAACATTACAATTTGAAGATCTGAGAACCTTGAAACTTCAGggtagtcttgtcgtacaggtttCTGGGGATGTAAAAGATGTGAGGGAGGTTGAGAAAGCTCAGTTGTGGGAACAAAACCAACTTTTTCATCTCGGAATAGATTGTAGAGATGTGCACTACAAGCAGACAAAAAGCAatgtagaaatattgaatgtCTTACGACCGCACAAAGATTTGGAAGCTTTGGACATTCTTGGGTATACTGGGACCACCTGGCCAATTTGGATGGCATCGTTAAACCACTTGAGAATCGTTACCATTGTTGGGTGGGAAAAGTGTGAACTTTTGCCTCCTCTTGGGAAACTTCCGTCCCTTGAAATACTGACCATAGATGGGATGCCAGGAGTGAGAAAGGTTGGTGGTGAATTTTTGGGAATAGGAGATCAAACATCATTCAAATCATCGCCATCATTATTCCCAAAATTGAAAGAACTCCGCCTTCGCAAAATGGGGAACTGGGAAGAGTGGGAAGGCGTGGAAGGGTGCAAGAAAGAAGAATCTGAAAttacaatcatgccatgcctttCTTACTTAGAAATTTATTTCTGCCGTAACTTAAAGACACTGCCAGACTTCCTTTGCAA